One Thermodesulfobacteriota bacterium DNA window includes the following coding sequences:
- a CDS encoding nucleoside-diphosphate sugar epimerase/dehydratase, which yields MADRAPADPRAEREEITDSVAGEERIIFRYRYVLKLFLQGFIFVLAFVGAYFLRFEFSIPTQYFPVITAAIPIVFLAKAAGFLAFGLFHGWWRYVTIRDVLPILGGCSLGSFLFWGATWFYYSRAAIPRSIYAIDWILTILLVLGVRYLIRFGRETLGRRYNENDRRVLIVGAGAAGQMILREIRENPSLGMVEVGFVDDDPGKRRARIDGVSVLGDHEDIVALCNVHRIDEIVIAIPSAPPSRLRHILDHCRETKARARILPGVGDLIDGKVSVRALRDVDLEDLLGRDPVQLDAELLKRSITGHTVMVTGAAGSIGSELCRQLARLSPARLVLFEIAESPLFDIEMELRAKFPTLDLLPMIGDVRDRGRVREVLREYRPSIIYHAAAYKHVPVMEMHPVEAVKTNVMGTRILAETAAEFGVERFVLVSTDKAVRPTNVMGATKRVAELVIHNMNGSGNSTIFIAVRFGNVLGSVGSVVPIFRRQLETTGKLTVTHSEASRYFMLIPEAAGLILQAGAMGQGGEIFVLDMGEPVKIVDLAKNLIRLSGKELGVDAEIVFTGLRPGEKLHEELIIEGEDVCRTSHPKVMKLIGSEVMPPSWQRLLGELDELARLGDRFGVVGKLDTLVKGYTPAYEFHNQRTGFPAEDPRPAAVLSTSKSVH from the coding sequence ATGGCCGATCGCGCGCCCGCCGATCCGCGGGCGGAAAGGGAGGAGATCACGGATTCCGTGGCCGGTGAGGAGCGGATCATCTTCCGCTACCGGTATGTCCTGAAGCTGTTCCTCCAGGGTTTCATCTTCGTACTCGCATTCGTGGGGGCGTATTTCCTCCGGTTCGAGTTCTCGATCCCGACGCAGTACTTCCCCGTCATCACCGCGGCGATCCCGATCGTATTCCTGGCGAAGGCGGCGGGGTTCCTCGCCTTCGGCCTCTTCCACGGGTGGTGGCGGTACGTCACGATCCGGGACGTCCTGCCGATCCTGGGCGGATGCTCTCTCGGGTCGTTCCTGTTCTGGGGGGCCACCTGGTTCTACTACTCCCGCGCCGCCATCCCCCGGTCGATCTACGCCATCGACTGGATCCTCACGATCCTTCTCGTGCTCGGGGTCCGGTACCTCATCCGATTCGGCCGGGAGACGCTCGGGCGCCGGTACAACGAGAACGACCGCCGGGTCCTGATCGTGGGCGCGGGGGCGGCGGGGCAGATGATCCTCCGGGAGATCCGGGAGAACCCGTCGCTGGGAATGGTCGAGGTCGGCTTCGTGGACGACGACCCGGGGAAACGGCGCGCCCGCATCGACGGCGTTTCCGTCCTGGGGGACCACGAAGACATCGTGGCGCTGTGCAACGTCCACCGGATCGACGAGATCGTCATCGCCATCCCGTCGGCGCCGCCGTCCCGCCTGAGGCACATCCTGGACCATTGCCGGGAAACGAAGGCCAGGGCGCGGATCCTGCCGGGCGTCGGGGATCTAATCGACGGAAAGGTCAGCGTGCGGGCGCTGCGGGACGTGGACCTGGAGGACCTGCTGGGGCGCGACCCGGTCCAGCTCGACGCGGAGCTGCTGAAGCGCAGCATCACGGGGCACACGGTCATGGTGACCGGCGCGGCGGGCTCCATCGGCTCGGAGCTCTGCAGGCAGCTTGCGCGCCTTTCTCCCGCCCGCCTCGTCCTCTTCGAGATCGCCGAAAGCCCTCTGTTCGACATCGAGATGGAGCTGCGGGCGAAGTTCCCCACGCTGGACCTGCTCCCGATGATCGGCGACGTCCGGGACCGCGGGCGGGTGCGGGAGGTCCTGCGGGAGTATCGGCCGTCCATCATCTATCATGCGGCGGCCTACAAGCACGTCCCGGTGATGGAGATGCATCCCGTTGAAGCGGTGAAGACGAACGTCATGGGGACGCGCATCCTGGCCGAGACGGCGGCGGAATTCGGCGTGGAGCGGTTCGTGCTGGTTTCCACCGACAAGGCGGTGCGCCCGACGAACGTGATGGGCGCGACCAAGCGGGTCGCGGAGCTGGTCATCCACAACATGAACGGCTCGGGCAATTCCACGATATTCATCGCCGTGCGGTTCGGCAACGTTCTCGGGAGCGTCGGCAGCGTGGTGCCGATCTTCCGGAGACAGCTCGAGACGACGGGGAAGCTCACGGTCACCCACTCCGAGGCCTCGCGCTATTTCATGCTGATCCCCGAGGCGGCGGGGCTCATCCTCCAGGCGGGGGCGATGGGGCAGGGGGGCGAGATCTTCGTCCTCGACATGGGCGAGCCGGTCAAGATCGTCGACCTCGCGAAGAACCTGATCCGCCTGTCCGGCAAGGAGCTGGGCGTGGACGCCGAGATCGTGTTCACGGGACTGCGCCCCGGCGAGAAGCTGCACGAGGAGCTGATCATCGAGGGAGAGGACGTGTGCCGCACCTCCCACCCGAAGGTCATGAAGCTGATCGGCAGCGAGGTGATGCCCCCTTCATGGCAGCGGCTGCTCGGCGAGCTGGACGAGCT